The Epinephelus lanceolatus isolate andai-2023 chromosome 12, ASM4190304v1, whole genome shotgun sequence genome segment agcacaaaaaaaatcataatgcaCACAGATGACCTGGCCACTAGTTTGAAACCCATTTTAGTACTGACAggcaaacacagcctccctcgcACGCACAGACGGACCACACATGGTCGAAATAAAACCACAGCAACAGAGATAGTGTGTGATAGCATGTAtttctacaacaacaacaaaaaagtttccACACTCACTTGGacaacaattttaaaaacatttcagtgaCTTTCATATAACGCCCCGGGGACGGAAAGGGCACCAGTTTGGCGGTATGTGGCCCACATGGGGAAATACTTAACCTACTTGACACTGACATGGTTTGCACAAACTACAGTGGCCTCTTTTTCATATTGTTGTCAAGTAACCTGATTCTAAAGCCACataaacactgattaaaaaaataaatataaaacgtctgacagacagaacacagattCTTGATGTGCTGCATGTTTCTGCCGTCTTGTTTGTCCACCTGATAAATGGAGTCAGCCGGTGTGCCGGGCTAAAGGCATGGCCTCAATAGACAGAGCGGCCGCTTCTACATGTTTCCATGTAGACAAACTCTGTGGAGGACACCATTGAAAATGTGTTAGAGGTGACTGACTATGTCTTTGATGTacgtctctgtgtgtgtttgtctatcTGCGTGAGTGTCTGGACCAGATATAACTGTAGTGTAACataacaagtgtgtgtgtgtgtgtgtgtgtgtgtgtgtgtgtgtgtgtgtcatacctTGTCCCAAGCTGGGGTACTGTAGCTGTGTTTTGTACAAAGGGTCTGTGAGGGGGGTTATACTGACATCAGAGGCTGTACCCCTTCTGTAGCTCTCTATCAGTGTTTCCAAGGTCTGAAACCTCTGAAGTCTGACTCCTGAATCCTGctaatctcacacacacacacacatacacaaaccatTAATAACATCCTGGTGGGAGTGTACATGTGCATGCAGACGTTCACCCACCTGAAGACCCCAGCCGTCAGTGGAGTGCACGAGCCTGTAGGTGTACACAAACGGTGCTCGTCTGCAAAACACAAAGTATAGTTACGGTATTTCAGTGGTTTGCTGTGAATGTGTAAAATCTGAAACAGCACAAATGTACGTACATGTTGCAATGTGATGATTAAACAGTGTGTACtattgttaaagggacagttcaacccaaaataataaaaaaaaatgcacatttttcctctgagctgtagtgctgtttatttatcat includes the following:
- the LOC117271937 gene encoding SH2 domain-containing protein 1A-like isoform X3 — encoded protein: MEREGMLVWSIYYGRIGSEATERLLERFGHDGSFLLRDSETMQGAYCLCVRRAPFVYTYRLVHSTDGWGLQQDSGVRLQRFQTLETLIESYRRGTASDVSITPLTDPLYKTQLQYPSLGQEFVYMETCRSGRSVY